Below is a window of Arthrobacter sp. SLBN-112 DNA.
GTGGCCGGCTACAGCGGTGACGACGGCGGGGAGCCGGCAGGGATACGGACGCGGGCACGCGCACTGCGTCAGGAAGCCCTGCGCCGGGCAGATGACGATGCATCCGCCTCCAAGGCGTTTGGCGCCGCCTTCAGGCTGGAGCCGGGACCGGAGCGGGACGAAGCGATCCGCCGCGCCTCCGTGGATGCCGCCGCATCCTCCGCCGTGCTGGGCGAGCGGGCCATTGCAGCCATCGACGACCTCGCCTGGCTGGCAACCAACGGCAACCGGGCGCTGGTGGCGGATGTCGTCGTCGCGTTTGGTGCCCTGCGGGCCGCTGTTGCGGGGGCGCGTACCAACGTTAGCTTCGACCTCGGGTCCCTGCGGTCCGCCGGTACCACCCTGGACCAGGTCCGGGAACAGCATCCGGAGCTGTGGGCCGCCGTCGAGAAACTCAACGGCGCCATGGACCGCATCGACGAACTGACAGCTGCCATTGACCACCGCGCCGCCCCCACCGACGCCGCATGAACGCTTGAGAGAAGTCAAAGTTCCGTACTACTTAGGTCCTCTATTCATTGGACTTGTCGTTTGACCTGCGGTTACGGTGGGCAGCGTTGCTTTTGAAAGGGATCTCGGGGGGAGGGGTACAACGTGAAGCCAGGACCTAATCCTTGGGTGTTTCTCCGCCCCCTTCTGCTCGCCCTGGTGACAGCCGCATCATGGATTGCCCTGTCAGCCACGGGTGCATCCGCCGACTCTTCCGCTTCCAGCGGCTCCCTGCTCGGTGCTGACCCGTCTACGTTGATCTCAGCCCCCGCCACCGTGGAGGACGTCACCGGCCTGGTTGATCATGTGGTGACCGCTCCGGTGGTTAAGGAGCTTGCGCCGGAAGGCACGGTGGCGGCAGTGGTGGATCCCGCAGTGGGCACCGCGGACGGCGTCGTCGACGGGGCGGTGGGGACCCTTGTTCCCCTGCCCGGCGCGGTCCTCGAGCCACTTGACCCCGTCATCAGCGCTGTTCCCTTGCCCGTGGTCACACCAGTTGCACCCGAGGGCAGTCCACTCCTGCTTACCGAAGTGCCGCCAGTGGGCGACGAGAGGGGGGCTCAAACGGCCGAAACGGCAGCGGAGACCGCGGGCGCTGTGCCCGGTTCCAGCCGTTTGACCAGCTTCGACACATTCCACCGCGAGCGCGCGGCCCGCGACCCGAACATGAAGCCCACAGCTGTAACCTCACTGTTGCCCGCGGCAGGCTCTGAAGACCCGGTCGACGCACCGCCCCACTCGCCTTCGGATGTACTGCCCGCAATGCCGGACGCTGCCACGGGCGGAAGCAGCCCATCCGGCGGCAATGGCCCCACCATGCCCGCATGGCTCACTTCCCATACCCTCCAAATGCCTGCGACCGGCGCGGCTGCAGTCCAGGACGGCTTGCCCACGGCCCCCGCACCGGGGTCCTTCGACCCCGGATCATCTCCTGACTAGTTGAGGCCCTTCCGCATGCCAGCGCGGAAACGAGCCATTTCAGGGCTGAGTGACAGGCCCGTTTCAACTTCCAGGAGAACTTCATGATGCACCGCAATATCCGAGGCTGCCTGCTCGGCGCCGTGATCACAGCCGGCCTATTCGCCTCGGGAAGCGTCGCCGCGGACGTCGCGGACACCGACTTCGGGACTGACGGACCGCTGCCCGGTACCCACGTGGCAGCCCCGGTCAACATCAACCCCGAGCCCGGGACCACTCCCCCGATAGTCGCCCAGCCGGTTGTCAACCCCGGCGCCGCGACCATTCCGGTGGTTGCCCGTCCGGGCATGGAACTCCCTGCGGCCCAGCCCAACGCCGTCAACACGGATGCCAACAGCGGCCTGCTGGTGGTGGGCGTGCTGCTCCTGGCCTTCGGAGGACTGCTGGCGCTGATCCTTGGCAGGAAGCGCAGCTGATCCCCTCTGCCAGCTTCAGCAGCATTCACAAACCGCCCCACAACCCGTGATGAAATTGAACGGACGGGACGGAGTTCAGATGGTGTTTGACGCATTGGAGCGGCAGATTGTGGCCGCCCTTCAGCTGGACCCCCGGTGCCCCTGGCGCAAGATGGCCGCCGTACTCGGTGAGGCTGAGCGCACCGTGGCACGGCGCGGATCCCAGTTGCTGGAATCAGGCGCCGTTGCCGTGGTGGGCATCAGGCCACAGCCGGCAGCAGTGCTGATCGAAATGCGCTGCACCCCGGGGACCGTGCGCGCCGCAACCCAGGCCCTTGCGCAGCGCAGCGACACCACGTTCGTCTACGCCACCACCGGATCGGGTGACTGTGTGGCGGAGATCCTCATGGAAACAGGACGCATGGCCGACGTCCTGTCCGACGAACTTCCGTCCACTATTGGACTGAGGGACTCCACCAGCTACCCCGTCCTCCGCTATTTCCGGACGATCCGCGGCTGGCGGCCCGAGGTCCTCAGCCCGGGCAGTGTCGAAGCCCTGCGTTCCAGCCTGACACCGGACTCCGGAATCCTTGAAGTACGGCACGATCTGAGCCGCCAGGACTCGGAACTGGTGGAGGCACTCTGCGCTGACGGCCGGATGAGCTACGAGGCATTGGGGCGCAGGGTGGGGGTTTCCGAGGCCACCGCCAGGCGCCGCAGCGAGTGGCTTCTGGCCAACAACCAGATCCAGCTCCGGGCCGTCGTCGAGCCCGGCGCCTTCGGTTTGGACGTGGAGGCGCTGCTCTGGATCCGCGCGTCGCCGCAGCACGTGGAACAGCTGGGCAAGAGCCTCGCCGATCTTCCGATGATCCGGTACGCGGCGGCCATAGCTGGTGACTACCAGATCATCGCCGACGTCACCGTAAGCGATATGCCGGCGCTCTACCGCTTCATCACCGCATCAGACTGGGCACAATACGCTTCCACGGTGGACGTCTCCATGCTGCTGGACGCGCGCAAACGCGGCGGCCGCTTCATGCGGACGCCGCGCTGAGCCCCTCGCCGGCAAGGACGGGCGCGACGTCGGCATACCGGGTGCGCTCCTCGAAGGCCCGGCCCCAGCGGAGCAGCTGCACGTCGGTGTAGTGGTTGCCTGCCAGCTGAAGGCCGATGGGGAGCCCGGACGAACTGAAGCCGGCGGGAACACTCAGCACCGGCAGCCCAGTGGCGGACAGCAGGCACGCCGAACGCATCCAGTCCAGATAGGTTTCGCTTGCCACCCCCGCCACCTCTGCCGGGTACCGAAGCGACGCATCGAACGGCAGCACCTGCGTGCAGGGGCTGGCGAAGAGATCGAATCGGCCGAAGAAGTCCTGCACGCCCAGTTCCAGACGGGTCCGGGCGGCAGTGGTGTCAATCAGGTCCTGTGCCGTCAGCGCCTGTCCCTTCGCCACGTTCCAGCGCACCTCGGGTTTGATCAGGTGGCCTGAGCGCTCCACGACCGGCCCTAGGCCCGCGGCGAAGTCCAGGGCGCGCGTGTTGCCGAATACCAGGTCGGCCTCGCCGAAGTCCGGCGTCGCCTGCTCGACGATGGCACCCAGGTCCTCGAACACGGCAAGCTGGCGCTCTAAATGCTCAATAATTTCGCGTTCCACCGGCACTCCGATGCCAAAGTCGGGCGACCACCCGATGCGGACCCCCGTCATGTCCGTCTCCAGGCCGGCGCGGAAGGCCTCAGGGGCCAGGACCTGCGGATAGGGAACCCTCGGATCCTTGCCGGCGGTAGCGGACATGAACAGCGCAATGTCCTCTACGGTGCGCGCCATGGGCCCGGTCCTGCCCAGCCAGGCGTAAGCGTTGGTGGCCGATGGCATGGGGATAACCGCCGTGGACGGCCGGAACCCCACCACATTGCAGAACGACGCAGGGATGCGCAGCGAGCCCCCCATGTCGCTGCCGTCACCAATGCTTTGGATCCGGGCGGCAACGGCTGCGGCCACCCCTCCACTGCTGCCTCCGGCACTCAGTCCGGGCGCATAGGGGTTGGTGGTGGTCCCAAAGAGCTCGTTGAACGTGTGTGAACCTGCGCCGAACTCGGGAACATTGGACTTTCCCGTAGTAACGACGCCTGCCGCCTTCAGGCGGGCAACAATGAGATCGTCAGCGGCCGGAACGAAGTCCCGCAGGGCCAGCGAACCTTGCGTGGTGCGCATTCCGGCCGTGTTGTTCGTGTCCTTGTGCGTCATGGGCAGCCCGTGCAGCGGCGGCAGTTCCCCGCCCGACGCCGTGAGCTGGTCGGCACGCAGAGCGATCGCCCGGGCTCCTTCGGCATCGAGCGTAACCACCGCGTTGATGACCGGATTGACCGCGGCGATGCGTGCCAGATGGTCTTCCAGGGCCTCGCGGGCAGAGATCGTCTTGTTGCGGATTGCTGCGGTGAGCTCGACGGCGGAAAGGTCGCCAATGGTGCCGGGCATGGTGCTCCTTTACTGGATGATTCCTTGCCGGAAAGTGTGCCCCGTCACGGGCGGGGCACGGAAGTGCGGCCGGCCCGGCAGCGGCATTCTGACGGTTTCAGCCACGGCGCTGACCGATTCCGTCAACCATTGCGTGTGATCCGCCTCATAGTGGAGCCTGTTGCTTACCCGCTGGCCGATTCGTTCGCGGGACAAGCATTTGCCCGTCGGCGGCGCAGGCCGCACAAGGACGTCGGTCCGCGTCCCGGCAGGGCCCTCACCCGGAGGTCTTCATGCATCTACCCCTGGCACTTCAACCGGCCGCCGGCGGCCCGTCGGACATCCTTGCCGTCGCCAACAACCCAGTCCTCTGGATGTGCGTGGCGGGCGTCTTCGCCGTCATCATCGTCCAATCGGTGATCTTCCTGAAAGCGGCCCGCCGGGCCGCGCCGGCGGTGGAGATGAGCCCCGCAGACATCAGGACATCTTTCAGGTCCGGCGCAGTTTCGGCCATCGGTCCGTCCCTGGCCGTGTCGCTGGTGGCCGTTGCCCTGCTGGGCCTGTTCGGCGCCCCGGCGGTACTGTCCCGGATCGGCCTGATTGGATCGGCCGCTTACGACGTGTCCGCGGCGGGCATTGCTGCGGGCTCGATGGGAGCCAAGCTCGGGGACGCCACCTACACCCAGAGCGTCTTTGCAGTTGCTTTCTTTGCGATGAGCATTGGCGGGGCCATGTGGATGCTCGCCACCCTCATCCTTACGCCGGTCCTGCGCAGGGGCGACGCCAAAATCCGCTCCATCAACCCGCTGGCCATGGCCATAGTGCCGGCCGCTGCATTGATCGGAGCGTTCGCGTGCCTGGGCCTGAGCGAACTGCCCAAATCGGGCATCCATGTGCTGTCCTTCCTGGTCTCTGCCGCGGTCATGGGCCTGTGCCTGCTGCTGGCCAGGAAGCTCCGGAAAAGCTGGCTGCGCGAATGGGGGCTTGGCTTCGCCATCGTAAGTGCGCTCGGCGCAGCCTTCATTGCCGCCGGCCCCGCTGTTGGCGCCTAGGCCCACCTCCCGAAAGGAACACCATGACCTCCACCACCGCAGCCACTCCGGCAGCCGGCACCGCCATGGCGGATTTCAGCCGCACCACCTCCCGGTGGGGCCAGATCACCATGATCGCCGGCCTTCTCATCTCAGTAGCGGGCCCCCTCTACCTGGTCTTTGCCAGCGGCCTTGACATCGCTCCCGCGCAACTCTGGATCGCGTTCGCCGCCGTCGCCGCCACGTTCGGGATCATCTGGATCGTCGAACCCCTCACCTACTACCCCGTCCTCGGTCCCGCCGCCATGTACCAGGCGTTCATGATCGGCAACATTTCCAACAAACTCCTGCCCGCGGCCCTGATCGCCCAGACCAACATCGGCGCGAAGCCGGGCAGCAAGCGTGCCGAACTGGCCGCCGTCGTCGCCATCTGCGGGGCCGCGGCCGTGCACCTGGTCTCCCTTGCTGTCTTCGTGGGGCTCCTGGGGAGCTGGTTGATCAGCGCCATTCCGCCGTCGGTCCTCCTGGTGACCCGGCTCTACGTGCTCCCTGCGGTGCTTGGTGCGGTGCTGGTGCAGGCCATCGTGTCCATGAAGCAGCCGCGCACCACCGTGATCGCCTTGGTGGTGTCGGCCGTCGTCGTCTTCGGAGTGGTGCCGCTGGCCCCCTCGCTGGGCATGGTGTCGACCGCCATAACGGTGCTCACCACCATCCTGCTGGCTTGGTTCTTCCGCACGAAGACTGCCGCGCCGGGGGTGCCCGTCCACATCGAGTAGGGATACTGGGTACAACACCCAGGAGCCAGGGAGGGCCGCGCATGGCACGCATCTTCATCACCGGATCCACTGACGGGCTGGGCCTGGCGACGGCGGAGACGCTGCTCCGGGACGGCCATGAGGTGATCGTGCATGCGCGGTCCTCCCGGCGGCTCGCCGCGGTGCAGCACCTCTTGGACCGCGGTGCGCACAGCGTCGTCGGAGACCTGGCCATCCTGGCGGACGTCAGGCAGCTCGCGGCGGACGCCAACGGAATCGGCGGCATTGACGCCGTCATCCACAATGCCGGGGTGCTCAACGGGGCCGCGCTGCTGCCCGTGAACGTGGTGGCCCCGTATCTGCTGACGGCCCTCATGCCGGGTCCGCGCCGCCTGGTCTACCTGAGCAGCGGCATGCACCGCGGCGGCGACGCCGGCTTGGACGGCTTGGACTGGGAAGGGCGGACCACGACGGCCTCCTACTCCACCACCAAGCTCCAGGTCACCGCGCTGTCGGCGGCGCTGGCCCGGCTGGTGCCACACGTCGCCAGCAACGCCGTGGACCCCGGCTGGGTGCCCACCCGGATGGGCGGCCGGTCCGCGCCGGACAGCCTGGAACTGGGCCACCGCACCCAGGAATGGCTGGCCACCAGCGATGATCCGGCGGCCCTGTCCGGCGGCGGCTACTGGTACCACCAGCAACGGCAAACCCCGCACCCGGCAGCCAACGATCACCGCTTCCAGGACGCCCTGCTGGCCCAGCTCGCGGACTACACCGGCGTCACCCTGGAAGCGCTCCGGTAGCCCGGTCAGAAGGCACGGATGGTGATTCCGGAAAAGACGGCCGGCCCGCCGTCGCTGTAGAAAGAGATGCCGGTATCACCGTCCGTGAACTGCACCTGCTGCGACAGCACCGTGTGCCCGGCGTTCACGAACACCTCCACGCTCTGGGTATCCACGAAGATGCGCAGGTGCACGGACCTGGCGGCGGCGTCGACTGGGGCCGCGGCGCGCGTGTACGGCACCAGGGAGTACCCGGCGAGGTCCGAGGGCGCGCGGTCGACGTACAGCTCATCACCGTATTTGCCGATGTTTGTGTGGCGGGTGCCGTCCGCAGAGCGGCCAACTGACACGCCCACGTTTGCCGCGGTACTCCATGAGATATCCAGCTCCAACTCGTAGGCGCTGCCGCTCCAGGGCAGGACAACGCTGCCGTTCACTGTCCGGTCCGGGAGTACCGTGGTGGCGGTGACGTAGTTTGCGACCGTTGCAACGGGACTGCTCAGCAGGCTGTACCAACCTCCGCCCTGGCGCTCCAGCCGCAGCTCCCGGACGATCGAGTTTTGGCCGTTGTACCCGTCGGTGGCATCCGTGGGAACGTCCCGGGCGGCGTATTTCCAGTTGTTCATCCAGGCGACGGCGTACCGGCGAGTCTCCGGCGCGTCCGGCACCGGCCAGGTCACGGCCGCATACCAGTCCCAGCCCCAGTCCAGCCATTGCGGGTTGTCCACATCGTCGGCCAGGAACTGGTCACCGTCCCATGTTCCGGTCCAGTAGGCGTAGGTCATGGGCAGCCCGATGCTGTAGGCGTCCATGCTGGCGCCCAGCACCCAATGCCAGGTGCCGTCGTCGGCCTTCATCTGGAACAGGTCCGGACACTCGATGCCGCCCAGCGCATGGTTGGGGTAGTCGAAGTTGCGTTTCAGCTGCCAGTCCCGCAGGTTCACGGACGTGTAGAAGGCGGCGTACCGGGCACGGCCGATCACGCATACCCACTCGTTGCGGGCCGCGTCCCAGTGGATCTTGGGGTCCCGGAACCATTCAGCATTGTCGATCTCGGCCTGCGTGGTGGCGGCCCGGCCGTCAGTGTTGACGATCACCGGATCCGGGAGGGCCGTGAAGGTGTAGCCGCCGTCGGTTGACCAGTAGAGGTACTGCTCCTGGTATTTCCTGATGCCGTCCGTGGGCTGCGTGGCGAGCACGACGATCGCTCCGGCACCGAAGCCTGCGCTGTTGGCGGTGTCCACCACTGCGGATCCGGACCATACGGGGAAATCGGGCTGCAGGGGCAGCGCGACGCCGTGATGGGTGAAGGCCACTGCGTCGGTGGTGGTGGCGTGGTCCCACCCGCCCTGCCCGTTGTTCTGCGTGGAATGCAAGTAGTAGAGGTGGTGGGCGCCGTTGACGAACACCGGCCGCTGGGGGTCGCACAGCCACCCCGACGGCGGGGTCATGTGGAAGACCGCGCGCAGGGAACCCTGGGCGTGCGCGGGCGGGGCGGAAACGGCGCCGGCCGTGAGCAGGGCGAGCGCTCCTGCTCCGGTTCCTTGCAGGACGTGGCGGCGTGACATGGCATGGGTCATCATTGACTTCCTCTCGCGGAGGCGGCACCTTCGCCGCCGGGCGCTCAGTGGGGCACCCTCGTTGGTCCGCACGGTCACCGCAGTGATTAAGCGCTTTAGCAGGACAAGATACCCAGTCGCGGTCAAAATGGTCAAGCGTTTGAGCAAAGTGGCGCACGTCATAAAGGGGTCCCCGGGCCCGCGGAAAAGTATTTTTGCTAAAACGCTTGATCACGGCTCGGTTTCGCGCTAGCTTCTAGTTGATCAAACGCTTTAGCAGAACGGACATCACCGCTGATGAGCTACCCAGTCTTCTTCCAGCCCACCGATGCGTGGGTTGGCGACCTTATCCCCTTCCAGAAGGATGGCGAGTTCTGGCTCTTCTACCTTCACGAGGTGCGCGCCGATCCGAAGCCCGGAACGTCGTGGAACCTGGTGACCACCAAAGACCTGACCCAGTTCCAGGACCACGGCGTGGCCCTCCCCCACGGGAGCGCCAACGACCTGGACTTCAACTGCTACACCGGCAGCATCGTTGCCGACGAGTCCGGCGTCCACCACCTCTTTTACACCGGCCAGAACCCCGGCAACCTGGGCCCCGGCGGCCTGCCCCTGCAACT
It encodes the following:
- a CDS encoding cyclodeaminase/cyclohydrolase family protein, whose translation is MDEPVVTTQGSTVEEWTRALAESTGSPGGGAGTGLMLAVAASLMSMVAGYSGDDGGEPAGIRTRARALRQEALRRADDDASASKAFGAAFRLEPGPERDEAIRRASVDAAASSAVLGERAIAAIDDLAWLATNGNRALVADVVVAFGALRAAVAGARTNVSFDLGSLRSAGTTLDQVREQHPELWAAVEKLNGAMDRIDELTAAIDHRAAPTDAA
- a CDS encoding AsnC family transcriptional regulator codes for the protein MVFDALERQIVAALQLDPRCPWRKMAAVLGEAERTVARRGSQLLESGAVAVVGIRPQPAAVLIEMRCTPGTVRAATQALAQRSDTTFVYATTGSGDCVAEILMETGRMADVLSDELPSTIGLRDSTSYPVLRYFRTIRGWRPEVLSPGSVEALRSSLTPDSGILEVRHDLSRQDSELVEALCADGRMSYEALGRRVGVSEATARRRSEWLLANNQIQLRAVVEPGAFGLDVEALLWIRASPQHVEQLGKSLADLPMIRYAAAIAGDYQIIADVTVSDMPALYRFITASDWAQYASTVDVSMLLDARKRGGRFMRTPR
- a CDS encoding amidase family protein → MPGTIGDLSAVELTAAIRNKTISAREALEDHLARIAAVNPVINAVVTLDAEGARAIALRADQLTASGGELPPLHGLPMTHKDTNNTAGMRTTQGSLALRDFVPAADDLIVARLKAAGVVTTGKSNVPEFGAGSHTFNELFGTTTNPYAPGLSAGGSSGGVAAAVAARIQSIGDGSDMGGSLRIPASFCNVVGFRPSTAVIPMPSATNAYAWLGRTGPMARTVEDIALFMSATAGKDPRVPYPQVLAPEAFRAGLETDMTGVRIGWSPDFGIGVPVEREIIEHLERQLAVFEDLGAIVEQATPDFGEADLVFGNTRALDFAAGLGPVVERSGHLIKPEVRWNVAKGQALTAQDLIDTTAARTRLELGVQDFFGRFDLFASPCTQVLPFDASLRYPAEVAGVASETYLDWMRSACLLSATGLPVLSVPAGFSSSGLPIGLQLAGNHYTDVQLLRWGRAFEERTRYADVAPVLAGEGLSAASA
- a CDS encoding DUF5058 family protein — its product is MHLPLALQPAAGGPSDILAVANNPVLWMCVAGVFAVIIVQSVIFLKAARRAAPAVEMSPADIRTSFRSGAVSAIGPSLAVSLVAVALLGLFGAPAVLSRIGLIGSAAYDVSAAGIAAGSMGAKLGDATYTQSVFAVAFFAMSIGGAMWMLATLILTPVLRRGDAKIRSINPLAMAIVPAAALIGAFACLGLSELPKSGIHVLSFLVSAAVMGLCLLLARKLRKSWLREWGLGFAIVSALGAAFIAAGPAVGA
- a CDS encoding SDR family NAD(P)-dependent oxidoreductase codes for the protein MARIFITGSTDGLGLATAETLLRDGHEVIVHARSSRRLAAVQHLLDRGAHSVVGDLAILADVRQLAADANGIGGIDAVIHNAGVLNGAALLPVNVVAPYLLTALMPGPRRLVYLSSGMHRGGDAGLDGLDWEGRTTTASYSTTKLQVTALSAALARLVPHVASNAVDPGWVPTRMGGRSAPDSLELGHRTQEWLATSDDPAALSGGGYWYHQQRQTPHPAANDHRFQDALLAQLADYTGVTLEALR
- a CDS encoding glycoside hydrolase family 32 protein — translated: MTHAMSRRHVLQGTGAGALALLTAGAVSAPPAHAQGSLRAVFHMTPPSGWLCDPQRPVFVNGAHHLYYLHSTQNNGQGGWDHATTTDAVAFTHHGVALPLQPDFPVWSGSAVVDTANSAGFGAGAIVVLATQPTDGIRKYQEQYLYWSTDGGYTFTALPDPVIVNTDGRAATTQAEIDNAEWFRDPKIHWDAARNEWVCVIGRARYAAFYTSVNLRDWQLKRNFDYPNHALGGIECPDLFQMKADDGTWHWVLGASMDAYSIGLPMTYAYWTGTWDGDQFLADDVDNPQWLDWGWDWYAAVTWPVPDAPETRRYAVAWMNNWKYAARDVPTDATDGYNGQNSIVRELRLERQGGGWYSLLSSPVATVANYVTATTVLPDRTVNGSVVLPWSGSAYELELDISWSTAANVGVSVGRSADGTRHTNIGKYGDELYVDRAPSDLAGYSLVPYTRAAAPVDAAARSVHLRIFVDTQSVEVFVNAGHTVLSQQVQFTDGDTGISFYSDGGPAVFSGITIRAF